A part of Solicola gregarius genomic DNA contains:
- the aceE gene encoding pyruvate dehydrogenase (acetyl-transferring), homodimeric type: protein MASTPERRPAVIHEGLPTQLPDIDPDETQEWLDSLDALVDERGRDRARYVMLKLLERSRESKVGVPALRSTDYINSIPPESEPWFPGDEYVERRIRAYIRWNAAVMVSAANRPGLGVGGHIATYQSAASLYEVGFNHFFRGKQHPGGGDHIYIQGHASPGIYARAFLEGRMSETQLSRFRQEVQHGVGQGLSSYPHPRLMPDFWEFPTVSMGQGAINSIYQARFNRYLQHRGIKDTSQQHVWAFLGDGEMGEPESLGAIGVAAREELDNLTFVINCNLQQLDGPVRGNGKIMQELESTFRGAGWNVIKVVWGREWDDLLARDVDGVLVNQMNRTPDGQFQTYAVEDGSYAREHFFGADPRLLKMVEHLTDDDIAKLPRGGHDYRKVYSAFKAATEHSGQPTVILAQTIKGWTIDALEGRNATHQMKKLTKDDLKKFRDRLFLPIDDQAIDESEVAPFYHPGADNDEIQYMLERRRQLGGPVPERKVDPTPVKLPGDPVYAELKGGSGKQQIATTMAFVRLLRDLMKDPEIGHRIVPIAPDEFRTFGMDSMFPTAKVYSPHGQKYESVDRKLLLAYKESDKGQLLHEGISELGAMGSAIAAGTSYATHGEPMIPVYIFYSMFGFQRTGDWMYAMADQLGRGFLIGATAGRTTLTGEGLQHADGHSPLIARTNPAVVHYDPAWGFEISHIVQRGLERMYGATDEHPHGENVIFYMTAYNEPVVQPVEPENLDVEALLKGAYLYRPAPDFSPDAPKARIMASGVGLPWALEAQDILADRYSVAADVWSVTSWNELAREATDAESWNLNHPGEHARTPYITSALADATGPTIAVSDFMRAVPDQIARWVPTTWQSLGTDGFGFADTRAAARRFFQVDAASIVVATLDTLAAEGKVKYDTAVQAYHDLQIDDPTAVAGVPQEGADA, encoded by the coding sequence GTGGCATCCACACCAGAGCGACGCCCTGCGGTCATCCATGAGGGACTGCCGACCCAGCTGCCCGACATCGATCCCGACGAGACCCAGGAGTGGCTCGACTCGCTCGACGCGCTCGTCGACGAACGTGGCCGCGACCGCGCGCGGTACGTGATGCTCAAGCTGCTCGAGCGATCGCGCGAGAGCAAGGTCGGCGTTCCCGCCCTTCGCAGCACCGACTACATCAACTCGATCCCGCCCGAGAGCGAGCCGTGGTTCCCCGGCGACGAGTACGTCGAGCGGCGCATCCGCGCGTACATCCGCTGGAACGCGGCGGTCATGGTCTCCGCGGCGAACCGCCCGGGCCTCGGCGTCGGCGGTCACATCGCGACGTACCAGTCCGCCGCGAGCTTGTACGAGGTCGGGTTCAACCACTTCTTCCGAGGCAAGCAGCACCCGGGCGGCGGGGACCACATCTACATCCAGGGCCACGCGTCGCCGGGCATCTACGCCCGCGCCTTCCTCGAGGGCCGGATGAGCGAGACCCAGCTCAGCAGGTTCCGCCAGGAGGTCCAGCACGGAGTCGGCCAGGGCCTCTCGTCGTACCCGCACCCGCGTCTGATGCCCGACTTCTGGGAGTTCCCCACCGTCTCGATGGGCCAGGGCGCGATCAACTCGATCTACCAGGCTCGGTTCAACCGCTACCTGCAGCATCGCGGCATCAAAGACACCAGCCAGCAACACGTGTGGGCGTTCCTCGGCGACGGCGAGATGGGCGAGCCCGAGTCGCTCGGCGCGATCGGCGTCGCCGCGCGCGAGGAGCTCGACAACCTCACGTTCGTCATCAACTGCAACCTCCAGCAGCTCGACGGACCCGTACGCGGCAACGGCAAGATCATGCAGGAGCTGGAGTCGACGTTCCGCGGTGCAGGCTGGAACGTCATCAAGGTGGTCTGGGGCCGCGAGTGGGACGACCTGCTCGCCCGCGACGTCGACGGCGTCCTCGTCAACCAGATGAACCGCACGCCCGACGGCCAGTTCCAGACGTACGCGGTCGAGGACGGCTCGTACGCCCGCGAGCACTTCTTCGGCGCCGACCCCCGGCTGCTGAAGATGGTCGAGCACCTCACCGACGACGACATCGCCAAGCTGCCGCGCGGCGGACACGACTACCGCAAGGTCTACTCGGCCTTCAAGGCCGCGACCGAGCACTCCGGCCAGCCGACGGTGATCCTCGCGCAGACCATCAAGGGCTGGACGATCGATGCGCTGGAGGGCCGCAACGCCACCCACCAGATGAAGAAGCTCACCAAGGACGACCTGAAGAAGTTCCGCGACCGGCTGTTCCTGCCGATCGACGACCAGGCGATCGACGAGTCCGAGGTCGCGCCGTTCTACCATCCGGGCGCCGACAACGACGAGATCCAGTACATGCTCGAGCGTCGACGCCAGCTCGGTGGCCCCGTGCCCGAACGCAAGGTCGACCCGACGCCGGTCAAGCTCCCCGGCGACCCCGTGTACGCAGAGCTGAAGGGCGGCTCGGGCAAACAGCAGATCGCAACCACGATGGCGTTCGTACGCCTGCTGCGCGATCTGATGAAGGACCCCGAGATAGGGCACCGCATCGTGCCGATCGCGCCCGACGAGTTCCGCACGTTCGGCATGGACTCGATGTTCCCGACGGCGAAGGTCTACAGCCCGCACGGCCAGAAGTACGAGTCCGTCGACCGCAAGCTGCTGCTCGCGTACAAGGAGTCGGACAAGGGCCAGCTCCTGCACGAGGGCATCAGCGAGCTCGGCGCCATGGGGTCGGCCATCGCCGCCGGCACGTCGTACGCGACGCACGGCGAGCCGATGATCCCGGTCTACATCTTCTATTCGATGTTCGGCTTCCAGCGCACCGGCGACTGGATGTACGCGATGGCCGACCAGCTCGGCCGCGGCTTCCTGATCGGCGCGACCGCCGGGCGTACGACCCTGACCGGTGAGGGACTGCAGCACGCGGACGGACACTCGCCGTTGATCGCCCGCACGAACCCGGCCGTGGTGCACTACGACCCCGCCTGGGGCTTCGAGATCAGCCACATCGTGCAACGCGGACTCGAGCGCATGTACGGCGCGACCGACGAGCACCCGCACGGCGAGAACGTCATCTTCTACATGACGGCCTACAACGAGCCGGTCGTCCAGCCGGTCGAGCCGGAGAACCTCGACGTCGAGGCGCTGCTCAAGGGCGCATACCTCTATCGGCCGGCACCGGACTTCTCCCCGGACGCGCCGAAGGCGCGGATCATGGCATCGGGTGTCGGGCTGCCGTGGGCGCTGGAGGCACAGGACATTCTCGCCGACCGCTACTCGGTCGCCGCCGACGTCTGGTCGGTCACGTCCTGGAACGAGCTCGCGCGCGAGGCCACCGACGCGGAGTCGTGGAACCTCAACCATCCCGGCGAGCACGCTCGGACGCCGTACATCACGTCGGCGCTCGCCGACGCGACCGGGCCGACGATCGCGGTGAGCGACTTCATGCGCGCCGTGCCCGACCAGATCGCACGGTGGGTTCCGACGACCTGGCAGTCACTCGGCACGGACGGGTTCGGATTCGCCGACACCCGGGCCGCCGCACGTCGGTTCTTCCAGGTCGACGCCGCCTCGATCGTGGTCGCAACGCTCGACACGCTCGCGGCCGAGGGCAAGGTCAAGTACGACACGGCCGTGCAGGCGTACCACGACCTGCAGATCGACGATCCGACCGCGGTCGCGGGAGTTCCACAGGAGGGCGCGGACGCCTGA
- a CDS encoding phosphatase PAP2 family protein yields the protein MHVSVVLTVCLLFHQSGMSRWLCNIAWVYLVGTVLATLYFGWHYVADDIGGAVIAVVSVWIGAKVTGQPTRRSENLERAGPAAESVDTPRE from the coding sequence CTGCACGTCTCCGTTGTACTCACCGTGTGCCTGCTGTTCCACCAGTCGGGCATGTCGCGATGGCTCTGCAACATCGCGTGGGTGTATCTCGTCGGCACCGTTCTGGCCACTCTCTACTTCGGCTGGCACTACGTCGCCGACGACATCGGCGGCGCCGTGATCGCGGTCGTCTCGGTGTGGATCGGCGCCAAGGTCACCGGTCAACCGACCAGGCGGAGCGAGAACCTCGAACGAGCGGGTCCTGCGGCGGAGTCCGTCGACACGCCGCGTGAGTAG
- a CDS encoding PucR family transcriptional regulator: MSSAVGGRSRAELAAELNRSVGDLTTAAVAAMERTYPWFHELSAENRSWISSVAHSGIIAFIEWFRDPTGQQPVPNIFSVAPDAMARVVSLQQTVALVRTTISVVDARADDICGPADGATVRSAVSLYASEVAFDAAEVYARAAESRGAWDARLEALVVDTVLRAESDESLGSRAAALGWTSAGDVTVLMGPPPQADLGLAAEAVIANVRRAGRRLGVDVMCSVQGERLVVILGGVDHPDKAAKTLSDEFGPGAVVLGPRVPDLQAATASARAAAAALRAAPGWPDAPRPVHADDLLAERALSGDGHARRALVDDVYTPLRSGDGVLLQTVAAFVESGCSVEATARLLFVHPNTVRYRLRKTAAVTDLDPLSPRDAYTLRIAITLGRLRSTD; this comes from the coding sequence GTGAGTAGCGCCGTGGGCGGGCGTTCGCGGGCCGAGCTCGCCGCGGAGCTGAACCGGTCGGTCGGCGACCTGACAACAGCCGCCGTTGCAGCGATGGAGCGCACCTACCCTTGGTTCCACGAGCTGAGCGCGGAGAACCGCTCCTGGATCAGCTCGGTCGCACACTCCGGCATCATCGCCTTCATCGAATGGTTCCGGGATCCCACGGGCCAGCAACCCGTGCCGAACATCTTCTCCGTCGCGCCCGACGCCATGGCGCGCGTCGTCAGCCTCCAGCAGACGGTCGCTCTCGTGCGTACGACGATCAGCGTGGTGGATGCGCGAGCGGACGACATCTGCGGACCCGCCGACGGCGCTACCGTCCGCTCGGCGGTCTCGCTGTACGCGAGCGAGGTCGCCTTCGACGCAGCGGAGGTGTACGCGCGTGCCGCCGAGTCACGCGGCGCCTGGGATGCACGGTTGGAGGCACTGGTCGTCGACACCGTGCTGCGGGCAGAGTCCGACGAGTCACTCGGCTCTCGTGCGGCGGCGCTCGGCTGGACCTCTGCCGGCGACGTCACGGTCCTGATGGGCCCACCGCCGCAGGCCGACCTCGGGCTGGCCGCCGAGGCCGTCATCGCCAACGTACGCCGGGCCGGACGCCGGCTCGGTGTCGACGTGATGTGCTCGGTGCAGGGTGAACGTCTGGTGGTGATCCTCGGTGGGGTCGACCACCCCGACAAGGCCGCAAAGACGCTCAGCGACGAGTTCGGACCCGGCGCGGTGGTCCTCGGCCCGCGCGTACCCGACCTGCAGGCGGCGACGGCATCGGCCCGCGCGGCCGCGGCGGCACTCCGTGCGGCGCCCGGATGGCCGGATGCGCCGCGGCCGGTGCACGCGGACGACCTGCTGGCCGAGCGCGCCTTGTCCGGCGACGGACACGCCCGCCGCGCGCTCGTCGACGACGTCTACACGCCGCTGCGCTCGGGAGACGGCGTCCTGTTGCAGACGGTCGCGGCATTCGTCGAGTCGGGGTGCTCGGTGGAGGCGACGGCACGGCTGCTGTTCGTCCACCCCAACACCGTCCGCTACCGACTGCGCAAGACCGCAGCGGTGACCGATCTCGACCCGCTGTCGCCGCGCGACGCGTACACCCTCCGGATCGCGATCACGCTCGGACGCCTGCGTTCGACCGACTGA
- the fabF gene encoding beta-ketoacyl-ACP synthase II: MSRTKVVVTGIGTTNPLGGDVASTWESMLAGRSGVRRIEADWVDDIPVKIAGTAAVEPTDVLERVKARRLDRSSQLAMVAAMEAWADSGLDASAPDPERTGVALPSGIGGVQTLLSNYDLLKEKGFRRVSPLAVPMLMPNAPAANVSLYVGAKGPVQCPVSACASGNEGIAMGIDQIRLGRADVVVVGGTEAAIHPLPMAAFGQMMALSKREGDPTLVSRPWDVDRDGFVLGEGAGVLVIESEEHAQARGARVYAEVLGAGITADAHDIAQPEPEGAGGTRAMAAALRESDIGPAEIKHINAHATSTPLGDVAEVLMVHNVLGKHADDMVTTSTKSMSGHLLGGAGALESIATVLALHHRKVPPTINLDEVDPLVDIDIATSVRDLPAGDIAALNNSFGFGGANVAVAFATA, from the coding sequence ATGAGTCGTACGAAAGTCGTCGTCACCGGAATCGGCACGACCAATCCGCTCGGCGGTGACGTCGCGTCGACCTGGGAGTCGATGCTCGCCGGGCGGTCCGGCGTGCGTCGGATCGAGGCCGACTGGGTCGACGACATCCCCGTGAAGATCGCCGGCACCGCCGCCGTCGAACCGACCGATGTGCTCGAGCGCGTCAAGGCCCGCCGTCTCGACCGGTCGTCGCAGCTCGCGATGGTCGCCGCGATGGAGGCGTGGGCCGACTCGGGTCTCGACGCCAGCGCTCCCGACCCGGAGCGGACGGGCGTCGCGCTGCCGTCCGGCATCGGCGGGGTGCAGACGCTGCTGTCCAACTACGATCTGCTCAAGGAGAAGGGCTTCCGCCGCGTCTCCCCGCTCGCCGTACCGATGCTGATGCCCAACGCACCCGCGGCGAACGTCAGCCTGTACGTCGGCGCGAAGGGCCCGGTCCAGTGCCCTGTGTCGGCCTGTGCGTCGGGCAACGAGGGCATCGCCATGGGCATCGACCAGATCCGGCTCGGCCGCGCCGACGTCGTCGTCGTCGGCGGCACGGAGGCAGCGATCCATCCGCTGCCGATGGCTGCGTTCGGCCAGATGATGGCGCTGAGCAAGCGCGAGGGCGATCCGACGCTCGTGTCGCGGCCATGGGACGTCGACCGTGACGGCTTCGTCCTCGGCGAGGGTGCGGGCGTACTCGTGATCGAGTCCGAGGAGCATGCGCAGGCACGTGGTGCCCGCGTGTACGCCGAGGTACTCGGCGCCGGCATCACCGCCGACGCGCACGACATCGCGCAGCCGGAGCCCGAGGGCGCCGGCGGTACCCGGGCGATGGCAGCGGCGCTGCGCGAGTCCGACATCGGCCCCGCGGAGATCAAGCACATCAACGCGCATGCGACGTCGACGCCGCTCGGCGACGTCGCAGAGGTACTCATGGTGCACAACGTGCTCGGCAAGCACGCCGATGACATGGTGACCACGAGCACCAAGTCGATGAGCGGGCACCTGCTCGGTGGAGCGGGCGCCCTCGAGTCGATCGCAACGGTGCTCGCGCTGCATCACCGCAAGGTGCCGCCGACGATCAACCTCGACGAGGTCGATCCGTTGGTCGACATCGACATCGCGACATCGGTACGCGACCTGCCTGCCGGCGACATCGCGGCTCTGAACAACTCGTTCGGCTTCGGCGGTGCGAACGTCGCGGTCGCCTTCGCCACCGCCTGA
- a CDS encoding beta-ketoacyl-ACP synthase III, with the protein MTHLGISPNVRASGIHGVGAYRPRRIVPNSDIIDRIHSSDDWIRTRSGITTRRFAEPDETVQMMSVSAARDAIAAAGLEASDIDCVIVATVSHLMQTPAVATTIADELGCSPAAAFDISAACAGFCYALSLASDMVRVGTSEHTLVIGVERLSDITNPDDRSTAFIFADGAGAVVVGPSDTPRIGPVVWGSDGDKAGYITQTRSWDDVFADDELRWPTLHMEGNPVFRWASFEMAKTAREALDRAGVDPTELDVFVPHQANMRITDAMARTLKLPENVAIARDIAEQGNTSAASIPLALERMIADGEAKSGQSALFIAFGAGLVYAAQVVIIP; encoded by the coding sequence ATGACACACCTCGGCATCTCCCCCAACGTCCGGGCGAGCGGGATCCACGGCGTCGGCGCGTATCGGCCGCGACGCATCGTGCCCAACTCCGACATCATCGACCGCATCCACTCCAGCGACGACTGGATCCGCACGCGCTCGGGCATCACGACGCGGCGTTTCGCCGAGCCCGACGAGACAGTGCAGATGATGTCGGTGTCGGCGGCCCGGGACGCGATCGCCGCCGCCGGGCTCGAGGCGAGCGACATCGACTGCGTGATCGTCGCGACTGTCTCCCATCTGATGCAGACACCCGCCGTGGCGACCACGATCGCAGACGAGCTCGGCTGCTCCCCCGCCGCGGCGTTCGATATCTCGGCAGCGTGCGCGGGGTTCTGCTACGCGCTCTCGCTCGCATCCGACATGGTCCGCGTCGGTACGAGCGAGCACACGCTCGTGATCGGCGTCGAGCGCCTCAGCGACATCACCAACCCGGACGACCGCTCGACCGCCTTCATCTTCGCCGACGGCGCGGGAGCGGTCGTCGTCGGTCCGTCCGACACTCCTCGGATCGGCCCTGTCGTATGGGGATCCGACGGCGACAAGGCCGGATACATCACCCAGACCAGGTCATGGGACGACGTCTTCGCCGACGACGAGCTGCGCTGGCCGACCCTGCACATGGAGGGCAACCCGGTCTTCCGCTGGGCGTCGTTCGAGATGGCCAAGACCGCCCGCGAGGCACTCGATCGCGCCGGAGTCGACCCGACGGAGCTCGACGTCTTCGTACCGCACCAGGCCAACATGCGCATCACCGATGCGATGGCTCGTACGCTGAAGCTGCCCGAGAACGTCGCGATCGCCCGCGATATCGCCGAGCAGGGCAACACGTCGGCCGCGTCGATCCCGCTCGCCCTCGAGCGGATGATCGCAGACGGCGAGGCCAAGAGCGGCCAGAGCGCACTGTTCATCGCGTTCGGCGCCGGCCTCGTGTACGCGGCGCAAGTCGTGATCATCCCCTGA
- a CDS encoding acyl carrier protein, with product MATTEEIRSDLAEIVNEVAGVPADDVALDKSFTDDLDVDSLSMVEVVVAAEEKFSVTIPDDDVKNLKTVGDAVAYIERAQGA from the coding sequence ATGGCCACCACCGAAGAGATCCGCTCCGACCTCGCCGAGATCGTCAACGAGGTCGCCGGCGTACCTGCGGATGACGTCGCCCTCGACAAGTCGTTCACCGACGACCTGGACGTCGACTCCCTGTCGATGGTCGAGGTCGTCGTCGCCGCCGAGGAGAAGTTCAGCGTCACCATCCCCGACGACGACGTGAAGAACCTGAAGACGGTCGGCGACGCGGTCGCGTACATCGAGCGCGCACAAGGCGCCTGA
- a CDS encoding ACP S-malonyltransferase — MLVIVAPGQGAQKPGFLAPWLEEPAFAARIDWLSTVAGVDLAHYGTEADAETIRDTAIAQPLLVGTGLVAALALFPHPADAFGAVGAAAGHSVGEITAAAGLGAITAEQAMVFVRERGNAMAAASAHRPTSMTAVLGGDRDEVLTRLAELDITAANDNGPGQVVAAGTVEQLEQLADNPPAKARLIPLSVAGAFHTEHMAPAVDRLAKLAVSITTHDPRARLLSNRDGTVVHEGREVLQRLVSQVSTPVRWDLCMQTMVDLGVTGLLEVPPSGTLTGIAKRAMKGVETFALKTPDDLDDARAFVGKHADASPIDSTEPKGTA; from the coding sequence GTGCTTGTCATCGTCGCCCCCGGTCAAGGTGCTCAGAAGCCGGGGTTCCTCGCTCCGTGGCTCGAGGAGCCCGCGTTCGCCGCCCGCATCGACTGGCTCTCGACGGTCGCGGGCGTCGATCTCGCGCACTACGGCACCGAGGCCGACGCCGAGACGATCCGCGACACGGCGATCGCGCAGCCGTTGCTCGTCGGCACCGGCCTCGTCGCGGCGCTCGCGCTCTTCCCGCACCCGGCCGACGCGTTCGGCGCGGTGGGTGCCGCCGCGGGTCACAGCGTCGGTGAGATCACGGCGGCAGCGGGTCTCGGTGCCATCACGGCCGAACAGGCCATGGTGTTCGTACGCGAGCGGGGCAATGCGATGGCCGCCGCGTCCGCGCACCGTCCGACGTCGATGACCGCCGTCCTCGGCGGCGACCGCGACGAGGTGCTGACCAGGCTCGCGGAGCTCGACATCACCGCCGCGAACGACAACGGGCCGGGGCAGGTCGTCGCCGCGGGCACGGTCGAGCAGCTCGAGCAGCTGGCCGACAACCCACCGGCGAAGGCACGACTGATCCCGCTGTCGGTCGCCGGCGCCTTCCACACCGAGCACATGGCACCGGCCGTCGACCGGCTTGCCAAGCTCGCGGTCTCGATCACCACGCACGACCCTCGCGCCCGGCTGCTCTCCAACCGTGACGGCACCGTCGTACACGAAGGGCGAGAGGTGCTGCAGCGGTTGGTATCTCAGGTCTCGACTCCGGTTCGCTGGGACCTCTGCATGCAGACGATGGTCGACCTCGGAGTCACGGGGCTCCTGGAGGTTCCGCCGTCGGGCACGCTCACCGGCATCGCGAAGCGGGCCATGAAGGGTGTCGAGACGTTCGCGCTCAAGACGCCCGACGACCTCGACGACGCCCGCGCCTTCGTCGGGAAGCATGCCGATGCATCGCCGATAGACTCGACAGAACCGAAGGGCACCGCATGA